In the Cyanobacteriota bacterium genome, TCAAAGGCTAGTCGCACGGCTGACAACACTAAAATCACCAAGAACATCACTAAGCCAATTGTGCAGGCGTAGTTAATTTCTAGATTTTGAAAGGCTTGTTCATATACATAATAGACCACAGTTTTAGAACTGTTCAAGGGGCCGCCTTGCGTCATGATAAACACCTCCTCAAATACTTTGGTTGCAGAAATTGCGGAGATGACAGCAACGAGGAATAGGTAGGGTCTCATGAGGGGAATGGTAATGTCCCAGTGTTTTTGCAGGCCATCGGAGCCATCGATCGCTGCTGCCTCATAAAGTTCTGTAGGAATGGCTTGTAATCCAGCTAGATAAATCACCATGTAGTAGCCTAATCCTTTCCAGATGGTCACCACCATGACGCTAAACAACGCTAGCTGAGGGCTAGTTAACCAGGGTACCCTCCTCAGAACGGGAAACATTGTCGCCAGCGGTGAGAGCAATTGATTGAACAAGCCATTTTCGGCATACAACCAACGCCAGGCAATGCCAGCGACCACCATAGAAATGATAACTGGCGTATAGTAAGCGGCTCGAAACCAATGAATGCCCCTAAGGGACTGGTTCACCAGAATTGCCAGCCCTAGAGGAACAGTCACTAGCACCGGCACAACACCTAGGAGATAGACCAGGGTATTCCGTAGGGTTTGCCAAAATACTGGATCCTTTGAAAGACGTTCAAAGTTTGCTAACCCCACCCACACTGGTGCCACAGTGAGGTCAACTCCATAGCGTGTGAAGCTGAGATAGAGCGCCTGCAACGCTGGATAGAAAACTGTCAGACA is a window encoding:
- a CDS encoding sugar ABC transporter permease codes for the protein MHPYQRIQSHLTPYLFLLPALVVLCLTVFYPALQALYLSFTRYGVDLTVAPVWVGLANFERLSKDPVFWQTLRNTLVYLLGVVPVLVTVPLGLAILVNQSLRGIHWFRAAYYTPVIISMVVAGIAWRWLYAENGLFNQLLSPLATMFPVLRRVPWLTSPQLALFSVMVVTIWKGLGYYMVIYLAGLQAIPTELYEAAAIDGSDGLQKHWDITIPLMRPYLFLVAVISAISATKVFEEVFIMTQGGPLNSSKTVVYYVYEQAFQNLEINYACTIGLVMFLVILVLSAVRLAFDRQARFSP